From Macaca fascicularis isolate 582-1 chromosome 14, T2T-MFA8v1.1, a single genomic window includes:
- the PLEKHB1 gene encoding pleckstrin homology domain-containing family B member 1 isoform X5: protein MSPAAPIPPDSALESPFEEMALVRGGWLWRQSSILRRWKRNWFALWLDGTLGYYHDETAQDEEDRVLIHFNVRDIKIGQECHDVQPPEGRSRDGLLTVNLREGGRLHLCAETRDDALAWKTALLEANSTPAPAGATVPPRSRRVCSKVRCVTRLWSPCKVERRIWPSHMLFPLLARLQFPRSPDRLTPVL, encoded by the exons ATGAGCCCTGCAGCCCCG ATCCCGCCTGACTCCGCCCTGGAAAGTCCTTTTGAAGAAATGGCCCTGGTGAGGGGCGGCTGGCTGTGGAGACAGA GCTCCATCCTCCGCCGCTGGAAGCGGAACTGGTTTGCCCTGTGGCTGGACGGGACCCTGGGATACTACCACGATGAGACAGCTCAGGACGAGGAGGACCGTGTGCTCATCCACTTCAATGTCCGTGACATAAAGATCGGCCAAGAGTGCCATG ATGTGCAGCCCCCAGAGGGCCGGAGCCGAGATGGCCTGCTAACTGTGAACCTACGGGAAGGCGGCCGCCTGCACCTCTGTGCGGAGACCAGGGATGATGCCCT AGCATGGAAGACAGCGCTGCTGGAGGCGAACTCCACCCCG GCCCCAGCTGGAGCAACCGTCCCTCCCAGGAGCCGCCGGGTTTGCTCCAAGGTCAGGTGTGTGACCCGCTTGTGGAGCCCCTGTAAGGTTGAGAGGCGGATCTGG CCTTCGCACATGCTGTTCCCGCTGCTGGCGAGACTGCAGTTTCCTCGTTCACCGGACAGACTGACACCCGTCCTGTAA
- the PLEKHB1 gene encoding pleckstrin homology domain-containing family B member 1 isoform X6: MALVRGGWLWRQSSILRRWKRNWFALWLDGTLGYYHDETAQDEEDRVLIHFNVRDIKIGQECHDVQPPEGRSRDGLLTVNLREGGRLHLCAETRDDALAWKTALLEANSTPAPAGATVPPRSRRVCSKVRCVTRLWSPCKVERRIWPSHMLFPLLARLQFPRSPDRLTPVL; this comes from the exons ATGGCCCTGGTGAGGGGCGGCTGGCTGTGGAGACAGA GCTCCATCCTCCGCCGCTGGAAGCGGAACTGGTTTGCCCTGTGGCTGGACGGGACCCTGGGATACTACCACGATGAGACAGCTCAGGACGAGGAGGACCGTGTGCTCATCCACTTCAATGTCCGTGACATAAAGATCGGCCAAGAGTGCCATG ATGTGCAGCCCCCAGAGGGCCGGAGCCGAGATGGCCTGCTAACTGTGAACCTACGGGAAGGCGGCCGCCTGCACCTCTGTGCGGAGACCAGGGATGATGCCCT AGCATGGAAGACAGCGCTGCTGGAGGCGAACTCCACCCCG GCCCCAGCTGGAGCAACCGTCCCTCCCAGGAGCCGCCGGGTTTGCTCCAAGGTCAGGTGTGTGACCCGCTTGTGGAGCCCCTGTAAGGTTGAGAGGCGGATCTGG CCTTCGCACATGCTGTTCCCGCTGCTGGCGAGACTGCAGTTTCCTCGTTCACCGGACAGACTGACACCCGTCCTGTAA